From a region of the Saccharomycodes ludwigii strain NBRC 1722 chromosome VII, whole genome shotgun sequence genome:
- a CDS encoding uncharacterized protein (similar to Saccharomyces cerevisiae YDL042C | SIR2 | Silent Information Regulator (paralog of YOL068C | HST1)), with translation MTDVTPSINKRERENNNNNHENNNADQDILKKPKLDNNNMDDDIKFISTNPDDELEDIVDDYKENTPVNNISTKGTTTDSQDNSKNPTVEGDANIQYQYVPKKPDNPIYVPKNIHSGKYELPVISKEDSLNARSYLKHYGSAAFLNDYLPDELNTLYIYQLVKLLGFQVKDKDILDALTKVVENPEQLFRNVTSKNNTTDTTSGNIPPTTDDTENATSISADEDQFNDPLERKYAVKLIKDLQKAMNKVLSSRIKLANFHTIDDLLTKLKTAKKILVLTGAGISTSLGIPDFRSSEGFYSKIKHLGLDDPQDVFNYDIFTEDPAVFYNIAHLILPPDGIYSPLHSFIKALQDHDKLLRNYTQNIDNLESFAGIKNEKLIQCHGSFATATCRSCNWQIPGEKIFKFIRNSELPLCPYCNPMRQKYFPTTSASVSATNARKSYPNDTVTTATINNFSGNNTTAAANHNHKSNDSDLISNNTGTLANNEFHHIPKSYGVLKPDITFFGEALPAKFHRYIKKDVFDCDLLICIGTSLKVAPVSEIVNMIPANTPQVLINRDAVKHAEFDLTLLGLCDDVAAMLAQRLHWDIPHELWEKKLMNEKFDVVELDRGVYKVSEHKEDKKESV, from the coding sequence atgactGATGTTACCCCTTCAATAAACAAACGTGAAAGAgagaataataacaataaccaCGAAAACAATAATGCCGACCAggatattttgaaaaaaccaaaattggataacaataacatgGATGATGATATAAAGTTTATTAGTACTAATCCAGATGATGAGCTAGAAGACATTGTTGATGACTATAAAGAGAATACCCCtgtcaataatatttccacCAAGGGCACTACTACCGACTCACAGGACAATAGCAAAAATCCCACCGTAGAAGGTGATGCCAATATTCAGTACCAATACGTCCCAAAGAAACCGGACAACCCAATATATGTTcctaaaaatattcattCAGGAAAATACGAACTCCCTGTGATTAGCAAAGAGGATTCCCTTAATGCAAGGTCTTACTTAAAACATTATGGGTCTGCTGCATTCTTAAATGACTATTTACCCGATGAATTAAACACTTTATATATCTACCAACTAGTTAAGTTGCTAGGTTTTCAGGTTAAAGACAAAGATATCCTAGATGCCTTAACCAAAGTTGTTGAAAATCCGGAACAGTTATTTAGAAATGTAActtcaaaaaataacaccACTGATACTACCAGTGGTAATATACCACCAACCACTGATGATACTGAAAACGCTACTTCAATTTCTGCCGATGAAGACCAGTTTAATGATCCGTTAGAAAGGAAATATGCGGTCAAATTAATTAAGGACTTACAAAAAGCTATGAATAAAGTATTAAGCAGCAGAATTAAATTGGCAAACTTTCATACTATTGATGATTTGCTAACAAAATTGAAAACAGCTAAAAAAATCTTGGTTTTGACTGGTGCTGGTATTTCTACCTCCTTGGGTATCCCGGATTTTAGATCCTCTGAAGGTTTTTACTCTAAAATTAAGCATTTGGGTTTAGATGACCCACAAGATGTTTTCAATTATGACATTTTCACTGAAGATCCTGCTGTTTTTTATAACATTgctcatttaattttaccGCCAGACGGCATATATTCTCCATTGCATTCTTTTATCAAGGCATTACAAGATCATGATAAATTGTTACGTAATTATACGcaaaatattgataatttGGAATCATTTGCTGGCAttaaaaacgaaaaattaattcaaTGCCATGGTTCATTTGCTACTGCCACTTGTAGAAGTTGCAATTGGCAAATCCCCggtgaaaaaattttcaaatttattcGAAATAGTGAACTACCATTATGTCCATATTGTAATCCAATGagacaaaaatatttcccCACAACCAGTGCATCTGTCAGTGCAACCAACGCACGTAAATCTTATCCTAATGATACTGTCACTACTGCTACTATCAATAACTTTTCCGGGAACAATACCACAGCTGCTGCAAATCACAACCATAAGAGCAATGATAGTGATCTTATTAGCAATAATACGGGGACATTAGCTAATAACGAATTCCACCATATACCGAAATCATATGGTGTTTTAAAACCAGACATTACGTTTTTTGGAGAGGCATTACCGGCCAAGTTTCatagatatataaaaaaggatGTTTTTGACTGTGATTTATTGATAtgtattggtactagttTGAAAGTTGCTCCTGTTTCTGAAATAGTTAATATGATTCCAGCCAATACTCCACAAGTTTTGATCAATAGAGATGCAGTTAAACATGCCGAATTTGATTTAACGTTATTAGGTTTATGTGATGATGTTGCTGCTATGTTAGCTCAAAGATTACATTGGGATATACCACATGAGTTGTgggaaaagaaattaatgaatGAGAAATTTGATGTAGTTGAATTAGATAGAGGTGTATATAAAGTATCTGAACATAAAGAGGACAAGAAGGAAAGTGTATAA
- the RTG1 gene encoding Rtg1p (similar to Saccharomyces cerevisiae YOL067C | RTG1 | ReTroGrade regulation), whose protein sequence is MTDDNRNAKKGGDTRCLEDINSKIQEMLEVIPPEYFKERRKFGKTKDGKPNKGKILTEGVNYLLNLQNQVDLNNREEIELLNRLKTLMGERGVSLDQLGLPHEGLLNLENTSAEIELGKIGVGPLAAVPNRNSGNSDINNSNGNDHTPTETLAGSGYNQYE, encoded by the coding sequence atgacaGATGACAATAGGAATGCAAAGAAAGGAGGAGATACCAGATGTTTGGAAGATATAAATTCTAAAATACAAGAAATGCTGGAAGTTATACCACCTGAATATTTTAAggaaagaagaaagttTGGGAAAACTAAAGATGGCAAACCCAACAAGGGAAAGATTTTAACGGAGGGAGTTAATTATTTACTAAATCTACAGAATCAAGtagatttaaataatagaGAGGAAATAGAGTTACTTAATAGATTAAAAACATTGATGGGAGAGAGAGGGGTAAGTTTGGATCAATTAGGGCTTCCGCATGAGGGATTACTAAATTTGGAGAATACTAGTGCAGAAATAGAACTAGGTAAAATAGGAGTAGGGCCCTTAGCAGCTGTACCTAATAGGAATAGTGGGAATagtgatattaataacagtaatgGTAATGATCATACACCGACGGAGACCCTTGCTGGAAGTGGATACAATCAGTATGAGTGA
- the NAT1 gene encoding peptide alpha-N-acetyltransferase complex A subunit NAT1 (similar to Saccharomyces cerevisiae YDL040C | NAT1 | N-terminal AcetylTransferase), whose protein sequence is MSAATRRKINALKKNSAANGTNNGTTTANKLTISPKENTQFLEALKLYEDKKYNKSIKILETLLKKNASFVDALALKCLNLYFQGDKDQAESYCKKALKKINDFNASPICCHILGLYYRNVQDNQSAIKWFQAAMNNGSNNKSIYRDLAVLQSQERDFKGLLESRSLYWQSAMGYRANWTALAIAQDFNKNYKEAVTLLENFEDMARGKLTKAEYYEHNECVMYKNDLMFKAAAAASNTTEGLKKVLANLDAIENEVFDKYALLERKATCLMKLGELKEASKVYRALIKRNPDNFTYYKLLEVSLGCSNDNDLKIRLYEKLSKFYPRSEPPKYIPLTFIEDENLLYEKLKEYILPQLKRGVLATFSNIKPLYKSRGTIIPKLVFKIVQDEIYPQLNANEEPETYIWTNYFLAQHYLFLKEFANAQECINKAIEHTPTAIELYIVKGRILKHLGLLDEAAEVVESARKLDLSDRYINNKTVKYYLRANNIDEAVEKVSLFGKMDANEPNSLKDLHLLEASWFIVEQAESYYRLYLLTRKRLVEELKSEATDASLVLRLKYDLVKYKGLSLKRFLAIAKIYKQFELDQLDFHTYCMRKGTARAYMDMIKWTEKIYTLPMYVRAMNGASKIYLDLDENARDKERFELTEMMEFIGSASGSGKNKKKKNNNNKGSMDPSLIKLKREDVLKLIAYDKDNDIFGEKLVSSGTPILDFETNFFNKYFKHQDNNKETCDYSLDFSVHLLKNELALCMGDINQLQRTNTSNDTVSSIIGSTSLLLLQAAKDNENENKIGQTVALKGLSNIGFAVEDEEIKKLSGDGTDCINYLKDKFGITLKSLLFLYQHHKSQLFIPQNILKSYILDYSKDLDPMAKNNILQYELAI, encoded by the coding sequence AGCCGAAAGTTATTGTAAAaaagctttaaaaaaaataaacgaCTTTAATGCTTCTCCGATTTGCTGTCACATTTTAGGGTTATATTATCGAAATGTCCAGGATAACCAATCAGCCATTAAATGGTTTCAAGCTGCCATGAACAATGGATCTAATAACAAGTCGATTTACAGAGACTTGGCGGTCTTACAATCACAAGAGCGTGATTTCAAAGGTCTTTTAGAGTCCAGAAGCTTGTATTGGCAATCTGCTATGGGATATAGGGCAAACTGGACTGCTTTAGCCATTGCTCaagattttaataaaaactataaaGAGGCTGTTACtttattggaaaattttgaaGATATGGCTAGGggaaaattaacaaaagcTGAATACTACGAACATAATGAGTGTGTTATGTACAAGAATGATTTAATGTTTAAAGCAGCTGCTGCCGCTAGCAATACTACCGAAGGCTTGAAAAAAGTATTGGCTAATTTGGATGCCATTGAAAATGAGGTTTTTGATAAGTATGCTTTGCTAGAAAGAAAAGCCACTTGTTTGATGAAGTTGGGTGAGCTGAAAGAGGCTTCGAAAGTCTATAGAGCATTGATCAAACGGAATCCTGACAATTTTACTTATTATAAATTGTTAGAAGTTTCTTTGGGGTGTTCTAACGACAACGATTTGAAAATACGTTTATACGAAAAATTATCCAAATTTTATCCAAGGTCAGAACCTCCTAAATATATTCCACTAACCTTTATTGAAGATGAAAACTTGTtatatgaaaaattgaaagaatatattttacCTCAGTTAAAACGTGGTGTGTTGGCGACTTTTAGCAATATCAAACCGTTATACAAATCTCGGGGAACTATTATTCCAAAATTAGTTTTTAAGATTGTGCAGGATGAAATTTATCCCCAATTGAATGCAAATGAGGAACCAGAAACTTATATTTGGACCAACTATTTCTTGGCTCAACATTACctatttttgaaagaatTTGCTAATGCCCAAGAGTGTATTAATAAGGCAATTGAACATACACCTACAGCAATAGAATTATATATTGTCAAAGGTCGTATATTGAAGCACTTGGGATTATTGGATGAGGCTGCTGAGGTTGTTGAATCAGCTAGAAAGTTAGACTTGTCAGATAGGTatattaacaacaaaacaGTGAAATACTATTTGAGagctaataatattgatgaaGCCGTTGAGAAGGTTTCTCTGTTTGGTAAAATGGATGCGAATGAACCAAATAGTTTGAAGGATTTACATTTATTGGAGGCATCATGGTTTATTGTTGAACAAGCTGAAAGTTATTATAGATTGTACTTGCTAACTCGCAAACGTCTAGTTGAGGAATTGAAAAGTGAAGCCACCGATGCATCTTTAGTATTGAGGTTGAAATACGACTTGGTCAAATACAAAGGGCTATCTTTGAAAAGATTTTTGGCAATAGCCAAGATTTACAAACAGTTTGAATTGGACCAATTGGATTTTCATACGTACTGTATGAGAAAAGGTACTGCTAGAGCCTACATGGACATGATTAAATGGACTGAAAAGATATATACTTTACCAATGTATGTCAGGGCTATGAATGGAGCCTCTAAGATCTATCTTGATTTGGATGAGAATGCAAGAGACAAAGAAAGATTTGAATTAACTGAAATGATGGAGTTTATAGGAAGTGCTTCTGGCAGTGgcaagaataaaaaaaagaagaacaacaataataaggGTAGTATGGATCCATCTttgattaaattaaaacGGGAAGATGTTTTGAAACTAATAGCTTATGATAAAGATAATGATATCTTTGGTGAAAAACTTGTTAGTAGTGGGACTCCAATATTGGATTTTGAAAccaatttctttaataagTATTTTAAGCATCAAGATAACAACAAAGAAACGTGTGATTATTCTTTGGACTTTTCTGTtcatttattgaaaaatgagCTAGCTTTGTGTATGGGTGATATTAATCAATTACAACGTACCAATACAAGTAATGATACTGTTTCGTCCATTATTGGTAGTACAAGTTTGCTTTTATTGCAAGCTGCTAAAGATAATGAAAACGAGAATAAAATTGGTCAAACGGTGGCATTGAAGGGGCTATCGAACATTGGGTTTGCTGTGGAAGATGAAgagattaaaaaattgagcGGAGATGGAACCGATTgtattaattatttgaagGATAAATTTGGTATTACattaaaatcattattatttttgtatcaACATCATAAGAGTCAATTGTTTATTCCACagaatattttgaaatcgTATATTTTGGATTATTCTAAGGATTTGGATCCTATGgcgaaaaataatatcttaCAATATGAATTAGCtatttag